A portion of the Pleuronectes platessa chromosome 15, fPlePla1.1, whole genome shotgun sequence genome contains these proteins:
- the rbmx2 gene encoding RNA-binding motif protein, X-linked 2 codes for MNPLTKVKLINELNEREADLGVKESVSWHTEYKDSAWIFVGGFPFELTEGDIICVFSQYGEVVNINLVRDKKTGKSKGFCFICYEDQRSTILAVDNFNGIKIKGRTIRVDHVKDYRPPKDFEDIDDITKNLRDEGCAPKATRSTSSSSSSSEEDEQYVIPVKKLKKDKKEKKKEKKKKKKKKAEQERGGGVSSSASPPLHRTPPAVRVKEEKEDNAYDKYNQRGAPPGGQLNGQRGGEEAERRRNHEREGEREEDRQRETDRDNRREEDRRRETDRDYKREREEDRQRETDRDYKREREGDRQRETDRDDRREREGDRRRETDRDDRREGDRDNRREGDRRRETDRDYKREREGDRQRETDRDDRREREGDRRRETDRDDRREGDRDNRREGDRDNRRERQTDRAGEPRKETDRDRDSRRDRR; via the exons ATGAA TCCGCTGACGAAGGTGAAGCTCATCAACGAGCTGAACGAGCGGGAGGCGGACCTCGGCGTGAAGGAGTCGGTGTCCTGGCACACGGAGTATAAAGACAGCGCCTGGATCTTTGTAG GAGGATTTCCGTTCGAGCTGACTGAAGGTGACATCATCTGCGTGTTCTCTCA GTACGGAGAGGTGGTCAACATCAACCTGGTGAGGGACAAGAAGACGGGGAAGTCCAAAGGTTTCTGCTTCATCTGCTACGAGGACCAGCGCAGCACCATCCTCGCTGTGGACAACTTCAACGGCATCAAG ATTAAAGGTCGGACCATTCGTGTGGATCACGTTAAAGACTATCGTCCTCCCAAAGACTTCGAGGACATCGATGACATCACCAAGAATCTGAGGGACGAGGGCTGTGCTCCCAAAGCCACCAGGtcgacctcctcttcctcctcttcctccgaggaagacgagcagtACGTCATCCctgtgaagaagctgaagaaag acaagaaagagaagaagaaagagaagaagaaaaagaagaagaagaaggcagagcaggagagagggggcGGAGTGTCCTCCTCTGCctcgcctcctcttcatcgtACTCCTCCCGCTGTCAGAgtcaaagaggaaaaggaggacaaTGCCTACGACAAGTACAACCAGAGGGGGGCGCCGCCAGGAGGACAACTGAatggacagagagggggggaggaggcagagaggaggagaaatcatgagagggaaggagagagagaggaagacaggcaaagagagacagacagagacaacagaagagaggaagacagacgaagggagacggacagagactacaaaagagagagagaggaagacagacaaagggagacggacagagactacaaaagagagagagagggagacagacaaagggagacagacagagacgacagaagagagagagagggagacagacgaagggagacagacagagacgacagaagagagggagacagagacaacagaagagagggagacagacgaagggagacggacagagactacaaaagagagagagagggagacagacaaagggagacagacagagacgacagaagagagagagagggagacagacgaagggagacagacagagacgacagaagagagggagacagagacaacaggagagagggagacagagacaacaggagagagagacagacggacagagctGGTGAGCCAAGGAAAGAGACAGACCGGGACAGAGACAGCAGAAGAGACAGACGATGA
- the ap4m1 gene encoding AP-4 complex subunit mu-1, which produces MIGQIFILSSKGDRLIYKDFRGGAGSDDVGSFYEKVTALTGDQPPVVMTHKDLNFIHVRQGGLYWVATTTHDSSPFTVVEFLNRLTALVKDYCGSLSEKLVQMNFALIYELLDEVLDYGYVQTTSSDVLKNFIQTEAVSSRPFSLFDLSNVGLFGADTQQSKVAPSSAAARPIQSSREQGGKSEIFVDVIERMSVVIGSNGVVMKADVEGEIKVKCYMSSCSEMRIGLNEEFSIGKSQLRGYGAAVRVDECSFHEAVRLDEFDSQRVLRLCPSPGEQTVMQYQLSNDLPSAPPFRLFPTVERDSGGRLLMYMKLRCDLPPKTAAINVCATVPVPKGSVSLSQELSSPDQSSELKPQSRAVVWQIPRFPGGTQLCAVFKLEVAGLSSASLLEVGPVGLSFELPKVTATGLQIRFLRLSPVQPGPAQRWVRYVTHSDSYTLRM; this is translated from the exons ATGATCGGtcagatcttcatcttgtcatCAAAGGGCGACCGGCTCATCTACAAAGACT TCCGAGGAGGAGCTGGGAGCGATGACGTCGGCTCGTTCTACGAGAAGGTCACAGCGCTGACTGGAGACCAGCCTCCGGTGGTCATG ACTCACAAAGATCTCAACTTCATCCACGTCAGGCAGGGGGGGCTGTACTGGGTCGCCACGACAACCCACGACTCCTCGCCGTTCACCGTCGTCGAGTTTCTCAACAG GCTCACGGCTCTGGTGAAGGATTACTGCGGCTCGCTGTCGGAGAAGCTGGTGCAGATGAACTTCGCTCTGATCTACGAGCTGCTGGACGAGGTGCTG GACTACGGTTATGTCCAGACGACGTCCTCCGACGTCCTGAAGAACTTCATCCAGACTGAAGCTGTCTCCTCTCGACCGTTCAGCCTGTTTGACCTGAGCAATGTCGGCCTG ttcgGTGCGGACACGCAGCAGAGTAAAGTGGCTCCGAGTTCTGCAGCCGCCCGACCCATCCAGTCCAGCAGAGAGCAG GGAGGAAAGAGCGAGATCTTTGTGGACGTGATCGAGAGGATGTCGGTCGTCATCGGCTCCAAC GGAGTTGTGATGAAGGCCGACGTGGAGGGAGAGATCAAAGTCAAGTGCTACATGTCCAGCTGCTCAG AGATGAGAATCGGTCTGAATGAAGAGTTCAGCATCGGAAAGTCACAGCTcagag GTTACGGAGCGGCGGTCCGGGTGGACGAGTGCAGCTTCCATGAAGCCGTCCGATTGGACGAGTTCGACAGCCAGCGCGTCCTGCGGCTGTGTCCCAGTCCGGGCGAG CAAACAGTGATGCAGTACCAGCTGAGCAACGATCTGCCCTCGGCTCCTCCTTTCCGGCTCTTCCCCACCGTCGAGAGAGACAGCGGAGGAAG gttgttgatgtaCATGAAGCTTCGCTGTGATCTGCCTCCGAAGAC CGCTGCCATCAACGTCTGTGCCACCGTCCCTGTCCCTAAAGGCTCCGTGAG tctGTCACAGGAGCTCAGCAGTCCAGATCAGAGCTCCGAGCTGAAGCCACAGAGCCGAGCTGTTGTCTGGCAGATCCCTCGTTTCCCCGGAGGTACACAACTCTGTGCTGTGTTCAAg CTGGAGGTGGCCGGTCTCAGCTCCGCCTCCTTGTTGGAGGTGGGTCCAGTGGGTCTGAGCTTCGAGCTGCCGAAGGTCACGGCCACCGGGCTGCAGATCCGCTTCCTGCGCCTGTCGCCGGTCCAGCCCGGCCCGGCCCAGCGCTGGGTCCGCTACGTCACACACTCCGACTCCTACACACTCCGGATGTAA